TTGACTGATAAATTTTTGCCCTCAACTAATTAAAACGTATAATTTTAGTCCTTCCATCAACTTGAACTACATAATTCATGATTCTCTAGTGGTTCTCAAACTATTAAAAAGTTCAACTTTTGGTCCTCTAACTATTAACTTATAAGTTTTAACCTTCCAACGAATTAAAACATAATCCTAACTTTTCCGTTAGTTTGAGTTGTCATGTCGAATAGAAACGTCTCCACATGCGCTATAAGGGAATAACCGAGCACGTTTTCATCTTGATAGTGATGTTTTTATTAGACATAACGACACAAGTTGATAGAAAAAACTAggattatatattttaattagttGAAGGGCTAAAATTTATCAGTTAATAGTTAGATGGCTACTGGAACACGTACACATCATGCTATTTCTATTAGATATAACACTCAAATTGATGGAACTGTTAgggttatatttttttttaattaattacaagACTAAAACTTCTTAGTTAATAATTGGAGggccaaaaattaaatttcataaCAATTTGAGGGCCATTGGGACATTCTATCCTTTAATTTAATACTGAGAGTGAGAAGAAGTTAGATGTGCCTTGacatctcaaattttttttttttttttttaacattccACCCAGCTTCGTGCCCTTTTCACCCCCAACTGCCGTGCATAAACCTAAGACAAGTTAGTTGTATATCAAGCCATTGACGACATCTGATGTATACCGGGCATGCTCTCAAACCTAAGACAAGTTGGTTTTTCAAGGAATAACAAGCGGCATGCTCAGCATACAAAAGATTAATCAGCACCAAATCTGACAAATGTGATCAACAATCTTACTCGGCATGTACGCTAAACTGCAAATTCATCATTCAAGACCAaatttttacccttttttatttttttattttttgagtaacaATAGCTTAATCGGGTCCTatttatttgaacttgatttgcTAAAGTTACAACAGATGAATATCCAGActgaaaattcataaataattttagattACGTTCATTTATTACTTTTGACATGGAGTCTACTTCACTAGCCCAGTGATGGTAAGTATCTACAAATTTTCTTGGCAGTATCATTAGGCAAAAAAATCTACCCAGGCGGTAGATTACGAAGTTGAGGAATCAGGATTCAATGACGAAGGAGGCATGCAGCTGCCGGTTTCGCTTGGGGGCTAAATGGAGTAGAGGATGAGAGGAGGATCCTTTGCTTTTGCAATCTTCGGTGTGAAGTATATCATATAACTAAGTAATCTGTATCGTATAATGTGTAGTGTGTTGTAACGCAAAAAATTATAATTACTataaataataattcaaaaataataacaaatttttgTTACTCAACGAAAGTGCCCTAATAAATTTCATCCATCTAAATTTTGCTTAAGCCTCTCTGGCCATCAATTACATGGCTCAAAGTGAAAATGAAACCAAAGTTAATGTCGATTTCAATATTTAAGCAGAATTATACAGCATGCCATTTGTGGAAAGAAGCTCAATCTAGTGTTGATCCACTTAAACAATCCCTTTTTTACCAAATCGGGCCCCGTCGACGAGAATTAATCGTCATTAGAGAAATACTACAaataaaataggtatttttaaaaGTCAAAACACTGAACTGACACTAGTTAATGATGGCCACAAAGTCAAAGCAGCGACCAGGCGTGCAGATTTGATGCCACCAGCACGCTTAATGGTTAATAATTCTTTTTGTCCCTCAAATTCTAATGCAGAGAAGTAAAGTTCAAACCATTAATTTGGCACCCATAGACAGTCATAAGGTCTGTGGATTATATTAATTGAGGCGTGATTTGCCATTGTCGTCACTCATTGTAGACTACAGCAGACAGTGGAAAATCTTTTAAGTCACAGTCAAAAACAAATCCAGTCACATTCCTCTTTGTACAACAATATTTTAACActaatatttttcatttaaataGTGAATGCTATTTTTAGGATTCATCGTTTTCCCAAcactaatttttttaaaactccTTTTagccaataaaataaaccaacaAAAGCTCTATAGAGATTGGAGttttaaggggaaaaaaaaaacaaattttgtATATCTAAATACAAGCctaaaataacatactttcAAATTACTCACAATACATCCTCAATGCACCTAACAAAAATACAGGAAAAAGTGTTTTGAAAAAATCACCATCATTTTCTTCGTCCATCACCACCACCATCCTCTCTCGCCACCTTCTCCCTCCCATCAGATGCCCACCACCCCTCTCTCCTCTGCACCCTCTTCccaacaccccccccccccgaCCTTGCTCCTCCACTTCTCCTTCTCCCCAGATTTGGTCTTAGGGAGAAAGGAGGAAGAgggaaagaggaaaaaaggCAGAAAGAGGGGGTTTTTTTCGGGGGGGAGGGGTGAGAGGAAAGGAGAGAAAGGAAGGAGAAAGGTGGCCGATAGGAGAGGGAGGGAGGGGCGACGACAGAGAGATGGTGTCGGGTGGGGAGGAGTGGAGGGTGGTGCGAGGTTGGAGAAGGGGGAAGGagaataaattttaaaattttcagaaatgttccaaaaaaaagtcaaaattttaAAGGTACCTCAAAACATACCATACAAACAGAAATTTTCTATGAATACATctacaaatttttttgaaaaaaaaaaaacccttaaAAGCACCCAATCCATACGGATTCAAACGCTTTTGCAAGAACTCTTCTAAAAAACTACCGTTTACACGGACAAGTTAAGGAAATAACTCCCACAGTTCCCTGCCGGCAACAATGTAGCCGTCCCTTCTTGAAGTAGGATCACCTTTAAGGACAGTTCTTTATCACCTTGAAATTGGTAAAAAGATCAAAGCTGCCAAAATCCAATGCCGCTTTAATAAGTATTACACCTTACTTAAAATGTGAACTCCCAACCTTGAATTCGAGATTTCGATGTATTGCAATTCAACTCAGACTCTCACACTAGATACATGGTATAGAGACATTTGTAATACATGCATCTAAGATATTTGCAATGACAGGCATGAAAGAATCAAAAACTCAATTAAGACTCCTGTGACATCAATAGAAGTAGAAAGGGGAAATACAAGTCAATCACAGACTCCAGTCCACACTACGACTTCTCTATCAACAAGATGTAGTTCACCTATCAGCTTAACAAGCTTTACTTGTAGGCTCCCATGCCCACAGCAGATTCTCCACCATAAGGTTCAAAGCTGGCTCCGGCGTTAGAAAAGGAAACGTAGTAGAACTCGGAAACTATGCCAGTGAAGAATACGAAAGCTGCTCCTGCGGCAAAAACTCCCTTCCTAACTGTCTCACAGGAGGGAGGATCATCACCACCAAAGATCGTCCTGTATTTGGTGTGATAAGCATTCCTAACTGAACCAGCTAGCAAGCACGCCTCGGCAATCAGGAAGAACACCCTGAATCATAGCAATTTTTTGCAGAAGATAATAAAACCATCAATCTTTCAAACACCAACTTGTGTTGTAAGTGGTATTGATAATGGAGAAAAGCATTTCTCATCATGCCAATTAGATTATAACAATTACATTAAACGGAGCTAACAGCTCCGCAGCAACATACCAGAGAATAATAAAGAGGAGGACTGCGCAAGCTCTTGAACCTCCAGGTTTGAGAGCCTTGCCACAGCAAAAACATTTGCTTGCCAACATTATGATCACTTGACTAGCCATGAGGAAGAAAAATGCCCCAACACCGAACCCCGTTGCGATATCAGAGTCATAGACACAATAATTATAATCTTTCTCATTATCCGATGTAACTTTGGCCTGCCAACAAGCACATTAGAGCACCATTAGTAAGGGCTTGCTTATTGAAAAAAAGACAGAAAAGAGCTCATAATTCAAATGAAAGTTTAGCATATTAAGTACATTTTTCAGAATAACTCGAAAGTCTGCAAAACAAGATCCATCTCGAGCAGCAAAAATAAACTCTATTCAAACAGCAGACGATAACGATAATGTCCACCAGCTTACGTTTTGGTTGAACCCAAAGGAGCATATTGGGTGATTCCAATAGATCAGGTGTACAGAAGCAACAATCTAAAGCATGCATGTACAACGCGCCAGCAGTGGGAGTCGGATTATGGCAACACATCTACTAGATTTCAAACTACTACTCGCTAGAAATAATTGTGGAAGTAATATGTAAGCATTTACAGATGAAACAAGTCAAAGTAGAGACTGGCTGAATTTCAGAGAAGGAATCTTGAGATGATGTGCATGTGTAGGTCAGACAATGGTATTTAACAGGGCAAATTAAGCTGACTTTTCTGTGCAAAGCATCGTCTTCTAGTGATTGGTTTCTGTGAACCTTGACAAGAAGTCCGACGCAACATGATATATCTTTTGCATCCAGTTTCTCAATTATCATGAACAAAGCGGAACTGCTAAAGTTTGAATGGCTGCACAGAGTATGATATAGTTCTGCAGGCATCATAGACCATTCCAATCTCAATATCTGGATCTTGATTatgtgataaacaggatgaatcaaatgatcaaaatggtAGATAACTTACCACTTAGACTTCGAAGCCACTCCGAATCTAGACATGTACTTGATACTTCACACAACTCTTATATTTCTTGATATTAATTAAACCTATCAAACAAATCCAAGAGGTGGAAAGTCCCTACTATGCAGTAATTACAAAGTAAATCAAACTCAGCAACAATCTGATTCGTAACATATGAGCTACCACATTCAAGTGAATAAACAGCGTTCCGTTCCAGTCTCCATCAGTTCAAGTGAATAAACATTGCTCGTAGCCATTTTTCTTCGGATCAATATTTGCAAAGTTCAGATCTTTGTTACTTTTTGCATTGCAAAATGGGCAATGTggactcaaaaaaaaaaggtagaagGTCCACAAACAATCACAACTTACAGTGCTTCTTCTTTGCTCAGCAGCAACAGCCAAACCAAAAGCAATCAGATCAAATATGAAGATAGTAACCATCAACAATTTTGAAGCCATCGGAGTAAGGCTTCTTCAGTTCACACTCTCCAGATCTCCTCCtcactctttttctctcaaTGTACAGCTCCCCCGTTACGTACCTGGCTACTAAATATACAACAAAATTCAATATTTGAGTAATCAAGAAGAAGAGAAACCAACTACTAAAATATTTATCTTACAGAAGGAGAGAGACTTTTTACCAAAAACTAATGACAACCCAACAGTTCGCCAGCCACCATCTATAGCTACTGACCACCAAAAACAGACAGCCAAAATTCTCCctgataattttaatttatttacttatattttgGGTGCGTACAAGATCTACGAGTGGTGGAAAATGAGTTGCTTCGGTCCGACGGTTACTGCTCCACCGAGTAGTAACTGTAATTGGCGGGGATGATTGTGACAGATATTGCGTGTCGGTGACGCAAAACTTTTTGTGAAAGATAAATGGGGATCTGACGGCTGATGTAGCGGTGCGGTGTACGTTGGATCACATGATCTGCTCGTTGATGGAGCCACGTGGCAGCGGTTGACAACGAAGCATACTCTTCCTGTCGGTGGCCTTCTAAGCAGCACAAAATACAAACCCCGTCTAAACTCTCTGCACGAATGTCATACGCTGTAGTAGCCGCTTCAATCCATGGCCTTTTCTAAtttggtttttattttttgaaataatctAATCTGGTTTTCTAAGTACCCTGAGGCCTTTGTTTGCCCACattaatcatcaaaatttaCAGTTACAACTAATGCAAATATGCTTATAACTTGGTTAATGGGCCGCTTGTCAGAGGATTTGAAATTAAGAATTTATAATGCTTGATGCACTAGTCGCTTGATTTATAAGTATGAGATTCAATGTTTAAAATCTTTTATTTGATAgattaattcaacacttaaatttaatatatttaaatcttaattatttaattgcatttgaTACCTAAAAATTAAACATCCTAATTTATTAAATGACATTGAATTTTCAAACGATACAAGTGGAGAAAATCAAAACTCATGAGAACAAAGTCTTAGACTCTTAGGTGTGTGCACAGGTACAAGTATAGATATGCACCTGTGCTTGTGTTCGTGAAGAGTCCTGTCTAGCGTACATCCCTAtccattcaagtacaaaatgaTTACACGCACACTGGTcctcataattttttttttcctctgttTGGGCCGGGTTGAAAGCAAACATTTGAATCCAGACGTTCCCTTTGCTTTGTGTTAAAATGGGCTGGGACTTTAATGGGCTTAGGATGTCTTGTAGGTATGGGCCTTTGAGGGGCGATGCTTTGTGGTTTGGCATTGGGACACATGTGGTCTTATAACTAGTGGGCTAATATCCATCAGATCAAAACTTGCTCATGGGAGTAACAGAAatctttagatttttttttaaaaattttttatcaaCTAACAACCTTTCCTCGgttgattattttaattgattatagattttgattttgaataattattTTTGTGATATTCTCACTTACTTTCGATTCAGATTATAGACTCTTTaataactaaaaaaactaaaattcaTAGTCAATCAAAGATTAGTTTTTGCTGATTCTGATTATATTCTATAATCATCATAATTTGCAAAACATATCAAAGCAAGCGAGAACAAGGCCTAAATCTTAAATGGAACAGCAGAAAACAACCAAATGGAGTATTTCCATATAGGACAACGTGAATGACACTCAACTAAAAACTTtaggttttaatttctaaaacacCTAATAATTTGAGTACCAGCTGCACAACCAAAAGTCCAACATGCTTAATGCCCAGTGATCCTTCACCCGAGAATTATGAGCACATATTGGTTGTAGTGGAAGAGAATAATATCACCAAGGAAATTCAAGAGGCCTAAAAGGAATGTAGAGATACAGTTTCTACATTTGATCAAGATTTTGCGTACGTAGGGGTAATATTTCTAGCATGGAAAGACTCTCCATAAATAAATACGGGGCAGCTGGTTATATAAATCTAATCACGAATAGTTTCTTTGGCCTCTTACTATATGACTATCTATTGCAAGAAGATTTTATAGCACAGTATCATGACTTTATTGTTTGTTCCATGAAATTTTGTTCCCTCTTcccctcttcttcttcatctataTGCCACTGTTTAAATTGCGTTCCCAGGTCTACTAAGCGAAGATGGGATTCAAAGCGTTTTGCGCAATTTTTGAGGTGATCAAAGGCTCAAGATGGAGAAAAGCATCCAAGTGGTACGCAATAGTCATGCCTCAGCTTGTGTTTCattgttttttttccttgctGATCAATTTATTTTTCTCACCATTATTATTCTATATACTTTCTTATATACGCACTTCAGAACACATTTTTTGCAATTATATACTGTTAACACTGGTCTGTTGATATTATTGAGATCGAAAAAAGCATTTCGATCACATGCAAATAGTACTTTTTGAGGGAAAGAACTTGATTTACTTGAGTTAATGTTGCCTTTTTGTTTGATATTCGCTACCCTGATGTATTCATTTACAGTTCTTTACTGGACATCATGGCCtcgtttggcaagtgagttttttgggtgtttgtctaaaattttactgtgaCTTATTATAGAAGTTGcagaaaaattttttgaagtgcgtaaaatttagaatattttgaagtgtataatttaaaaactttgagaagttttttaaGATTACTGTtgttaaagttgttaaaaaacttgtagcagacaaacttgatCAAAAATTTGCTTGCTAAACAAGGCCtatattttttgtgataatTTACTGCGATATATTCACAGTAAGAATTTGTAATTTATATGAGAATGCTAAAGGTTAATGCCTTTGTTCTTTGCAATTTTGGGTCTATATCATCaagttttcttccattttgcTGTAGAAAAAAGCGAAGCATATGAAAGGAAGTTCAACAGGCTAATACCCGCTTTTAAGCCATTTTACTTGCATGCCAAGGCTTTGACCGACAaattatttacttgtttatcCTCTTATTAAAATTTCAACATGCATCTGGGTAGTAAAGGTGGGAAAATCCAACAGGCCCATTGGGCCAAGTGTATCTAAGACGAAAAGGTCTGCAACTAATTTAGAATCTTTCGTAACTTCTTCTAGGGAAGCCCTCCTTATTTTATACTATGACAATATAGCCACctaagaaatttttttattttaatttttatttgttgcatttcaataaaaaattttctcctTCCCAATTTCCAAAATCTAAGATGAATACTGAGTCTATGGGGTTTAAGAGTTTTGAGTTGTGGTGACACCATTCGAACCGCATTCTTGTTTTACCACAGCAAAAAACTGATCAAGGAACTGAGGCAAAGCTTAGCAATCCAAAAGAACAGGAGGAATGCCATGATGAGGCAGCTGCGTGCTGATATTGCTGAACTTCTCCAAAATGGCCAGCATAAGGCTGCTTTATCCAGGGTAATCATAGCTCTTGATATTCCCTTTTGGTAACGTGAAGTTTTCTTTGCATTAACTTTTACTCAGTGATATAGACTGTGCAGCTTCACAAGGACGAGCTTAAGTTATCAGCTTATGATCAAGTTGACAAGTTTTGTGATTGTgttgtcaaaaacctcaaggaTATTAGACCTGACGGGTAAGCTAATTTTGATTTCGGTCTTGTTCATTCCAGCATCTTATAGAGATTTAATTGAGCATTGCAATCATTTTTATAGTTGGACTGTTTTCTCTGTCAACTTACTGCCGCAGAAAGCTGCCTGTTGATGTTTGTGAAGCAATATCAAGCTTGATATTTGCTGCTTCAAGATGTGGTGAACTGCCAGAGCTGCATTCATTAAGATATCTTTTCAAAGGACTTCTTGGTCCGAAATTTGAGAGAGCCAATGTCGAGCTTCTGCCAGGAAACACCGTGAACTCTTTAATAAAGCACAGTCTCGTTGTTAAGTCAGTAGCAGAAGATGTGAAGATCCAATTAATAAATGACATAGCAAGAGAGTACAAGCAGGATACTGGACCTCTCTCAAATGATGGTAATAATGGCATTAAAGATCAAACTCGACCCAAAAAGTTCGAGGAAATGCTGCCTGACATTGGACCGAAATTTGCCTTGCAAGATTGCAAGGATATGGTAACCTTTTGGAGTAATTTTCCTGATAGTTCAGATGGTACTGCAGGTTATGTAGCCTCTAAAGCAGCTAATACAGTTACATTCAAAGAGAAGAGTGATGACGATTCCTTGGAAAGTATTAGATCAGACGGAAAACCGATTGAAATAGAGGCAGCCCCACTCTGTTTCCATGACAGGGAAAAGCTACATATGCAAGGGGAAGATATTATGACTGGGAGTGAATACACTACTTTGGACTCCTCCAACAGCTTTAAGAGATCTTCCAACACGAATGCCGCTGATAAAAAGTGTGATCACTTGATCAAGCCAGATTCAGTAGATGCAAGATATGATACCGCAATTGCCACGAACACTTCTCAACATGAAGAAGTCATCGGGGGTCAATGTTTACACAATGACAAAGATATCAAGGCTGAATGTCACGtcaaggaaacaaaagaaattcccAGATCTCCTATTGCCCATGTACATCCAAAGCTTCCTGACTATGATGATTTGGTAGTCCAGTTTGGGAATCTAAAGAAAGAGtacatgcggaaaatttcaaataaataaGTACCTTATAAGTAGTTGAGGTGGAAAAATTGATCTTGCTCTTGCTGCCTAAGTGTTAATTGACAGTTCACCAGTCATAGCTGCGCCCTTTTGATTCTCTAGTACAGAAGCTTCATGTTAGTGTCAGTTTTTAGACACACGGAAGTTTGTGGTAAGCTCTTGCAGGACTTCATTTTGCAGTATTGAAGTCTAGATACCAAAATGCATTCAAAAGTAATTCGAGTCACTATTTCTTTATCCCCTTGGTTTTACATCTGAATTTTGAATGGTGCTGGAATTTTCAAATGCAAAACATTCTATACAACAGCAATGTACATAATACCACAGTTAAAGAAGATGAACACAAGtacctttttgaacaatatAAAGAAAGCTTATATTACATGAGATAATCCTAGCGAGATTCAGAAGTAAAGGAATAAATACATTTTCACACACAAACGGAGAGAGTTTACAGTGCTATTGAGAATGCTACAAGATCATATTGGCAACATTTCACAAAGAATATTATACCAATTCAAATTTATTGGACACGTGAAACAAAGAATACTCTCTTACATTTCTTCTATAGGAATTGTAGATAACCTGTTTAGATGTATATTCATTTGGCAACAAAACCCAAGGCCTTATTGAATCGAAATCATTTCATTTCTTTATCTACCTGGCAcacaaaaatttcaattaataatCAACTGCTTCACAAATCAAATAAAAGAATTTGGACTAGCGTACGGTCGGAACAATTCCGGGAGGCTTTCAGCTTTTCCGACCAAACAATAGAAGCTTTCTGAATCCCTTGGAGATTTTAGGGGAGGTTTCACCATTGTTCCACTTTTTACGGCTGTGGTATTCAGGGCTTGTGTCACATTTCTGTGGTGGGGTTGAGACTTCAGACACAGAAACCTTGGGCAAGACAGGAAAATTTTCACTCACCATAATATCCTCAATAACGTCTGAAGCAGTGGAAGGTAGTTCATAACCGCTCATTTCAGGCTTTGATCCAGTATAATCGTTGGTCACCAGAGATGCCTTGGTTGTATCCTCAACATTAACACTCAAGGGTTCTGTTTGAGCAGAATGATTTTCAATCGGCACTGGCAAGTCTCTTTCTCTTTCAGTTTTATCAATTGAAGAAATACTGTGCAACTCCTTAATATCTTCAGCTTCCTCGCGCAAACCACCTGGTGTAGCTTTCGGCCTGCTTTGCTTGTtttgcaatgatttcactgctGCCATATCATCACTTCCAGGAGCATCAGAAATAGAAGAATATTTATTGGAATCCTTTGCACCAGTTTTCTTATCTGAGAATatcaacttttcttgatttaCCTTCTTGTTCTGAGGTCCACTGTCCTTCATCGTTGCTTTTTTAGTTTGGCCTGCTTTTGATTCACTTGATGACCGCAGATCACTTGTCCGAGCAGCAGATAGGCGATCTATCGTGGAACTCCTGAAAACAGGcttgtgtaattttgttgtCTCCTGAGTTGAAGCCTGCACCTTAGTCTCCCCATTATTTGCAGACAATGTGGCTTTCTTGTTCTCCTTTGTGGTCATCCTTGAAGTTACTGCAGGGGACGCCTTGGTGGCACTTCTTTCAGCAATTCGTTTTTGGCGCTGAATGCGTAATTCTTCCATCTTCTTTCTATTCTCTTCTTCCTGCCAACGAGATGCAGAGAAGGTAAGAGGACATCGAAGAAAGTGGTGTGAATCATACAAATGCGTAAAATAGATTAAATGAGTAAAACACTTTTGGATATAGTCTAATGAGCCCaaacaagtcattttacaaCCCTATACTAACTTCAATGTGCAAGGAGATGAGCTAATGCCAAGGAAAAGACTCTTTATACTTGTGATTACAAATTACAGGTACTGCATATCAAAAGGTAGTCGTAACTCTTGTTCTATGTGATTTCCATGGACTAATAAGGTTTGATGTTTACCTGATCAGTTTTGCTCCTGTGAACCATTGTTTTGCTTCTGGAAGGAGTGTTCCCAGATTTTGATAACAATTCCGATCTGCTCCTACTTAGTAATCCAGCTGTGGTTTTAGACTTGACTTGAGACTTACCAGCAGTGGTGTTAGTTGATTTAACATTTTGGAGCTTCTTAACATCAATAGAATCGTTTGTTTCAACATCAGACTGTTGTTTCACAGCTTCAGCTAATGAATTCTCATTGTAGTCCATCTCTGGATTCCAAGGGGCAGCAACTTGCTCAGCTACCGAATGCCGTCCAAGCACCATATAGAGATCATCTGGTTCATAACCATTATTAGTTCTGATCTTATCTTGTGCATCATCAGGTCTGCTAGTATCATGTTGGTGTGCACCAGCTATATCTGCTTCCAGAAAAATATCAGTCTTTTGTTCGTCAATGGATGGCCCACCAACTGGCCCAGCTTGAATCATGAATGAGTCGTCAACGAGAACATCTTTATTGCTTTCCTTAATCTGCAAAGGCTCAACACCGTAGGCAGGAGTATTTTGACCATTAAACATCGCGTGATCTCCAGATATATCTGGTCGATTGCCAACAAACCAGTTTTCTTCTCTTTGGCTCTTCATGATGGATGATTCAGTTCCCCAGTCAGACAAAGTAGCTTGGCGATGTGCTTCTGAACCTACAAATCTCTGTGACAGTAATAATTCCTCATCTGCAGTTCCTCTCTTTACTACAGCACGGACATTTTCCCCAGCATCAAAATTTGCCATATTTGGTATACCCTCATCAGCTACAGACCTTTTTCCCAACAGAAAAGCATCTGTTGCAATACCACGATTTCTTGGCACATCCTCTGCTTCCACACTAAAGGACGAAAATTTTTGTCCCCCTGAGAACTTGTTGGTCATATACTCGTGATATTCTCCGGTGCTTTGGCTAGTGTCAATCGCTCTTGAATCTGAGTCTGCATCCTTCATAAGAAGACTCTGGAAAACATCCCACTCCTGAGTTTTCTTTTCTCCGTCAGTTATGGCTGCGGATATATTTTCAATGTCCCTATTAGCAAGACCATCTGTTTCATTGATGTGTTTTTTGATTCCATCCCGTTTTCTGTTCTTGCCTGATGTTGATTTGTGCCGTTTATCGAATGATCCAAGA
Above is a genomic segment from Coffea eugenioides isolate CCC68of chromosome 5, Ceug_1.0, whole genome shotgun sequence containing:
- the LOC113770256 gene encoding COP1-interacting protein 7 isoform X3 translates to MDSRTHLDYVLFQLTPTRTRCDLVIFAGNKNEKLASGLLEPFLSHLKSAKDQISKGGYSITLRPTSNNASWFTKATLERFVRFVSTPEVLERFVTIEREITQIEDSILLNEQANGQIDADAGNMSLAVANTKGSAAQAKVESSGNGDATQEENSKVQLLRALETRRAVLRKEQAMAYARALVAGFEMDYIDDLISFSDAFGANRLREACNNFMELCNKKSDDRIWMDEVAAMQAFSPEFSYLGTSGIIIAGEGNDGGLSSRQPNGQVDAPASDSTTSPGSLETNPDNGLPKATFAQSSQVPPWAQYMHNFQGPAFQQFPPYQGYFYPGMQVPPSYFPGNGPWPSGTEESGLGHHADDDRKSKSVSKNKDKFSNRRKERTSKHSDSNEPSYSSSASDSEDYEDDGKRHSLDQLPKKSGKSSSRKVVFRNINYITSKRSGERESNSEVDSSDEDGFIDANSLKQQVDEALGSFDKRHKSTSGKNRKRDGIKKHINETDGLANRDIENISAAITDGEKKTQEWDVFQSLLMKDADSDSRAIDTSQSTGEYHEYMTNKFSGGQKFSSFSVEAEDVPRNRGIATDAFLLGKRSVADEGIPNMANFDAGENVRAVVKRGTADEELLLSQRFVGSEAHRQATLSDWGTESSIMKSQREENWFVGNRPDISGDHAMFNGQNTPAYGVEPLQIKESNKDVLVDDSFMIQAGPVGGPSIDEQKTDIFLEADIAGAHQHDTSRPDDAQDKIRTNNGYEPDDLYMVLGRHSVAEQVAAPWNPEMDYNENSLAEAVKQQSDVETNDSIDVKKLQNVKSTNTTAGKSQVKSKTTAGLLSRSRSELLSKSGNTPSRSKTMVHRSKTDQEEENRKKMEELRIQRQKRIAERSATKASPAVTSRMTTKENKKATLSANNGETKVQASTQETTKLHKPVFRSSTIDRLSAARTSDLRSSSESKAGQTKKATMKDSGPQNKKQ
- the LOC113770256 gene encoding COP1-interacting protein 7 isoform X4 produces the protein MDSRTHLDYVLFQLTPTRTRCDLVIFAGNKNEKLASGLLEPFLSHLKSAKDQISKGGYSITLRPTSNNASWFTKATLERFVRFVSTPEVLERFVTIEREITQIEDSILLNEQANGQIDADAGNMSLAVANTKGSAAQAKVESSGNGDATQEENSKVQLLRALETRRAVLRKEQAMAYARALVAGFEMDYIDDLISFSDAFGANRLREACNNFMELCNKKSDDRIWMDEVAAMQAFSPEFSYLGTSGIIIAGEGNDGGLSSRQPNGQVDAPASDSTTSPGSLETNPDNGLPKATFAQSSQVPPWAQYMHNFQGPAFQQFPPYQGYFYPGMQVPPSYFPGNGPWPSGTEESGLGHHADDDRKSKSVSKNKDKFSNRRKERTSKHSDSNEPSYSSSASDSEDYEDDGKRHSLDQLPKKSGKSSSRKVVFRNINYITSKRSGERESNSEVDSSDEDGFIDANSLKQQVDEALGSFDKRHKSTSGKNRKRDGIKKHINETDGLANRDIENISAAITDGEKKTQEWDVFQSLLMKDADSDSRAIDTSQSTGEYHEYMTNKFSGGQKFSSFSVEAEDVPRNRGIATDAFLLGKRSVADEGIPNMANFDAGENVRAVVKRGTADEELLLSQRFVGSEAHRQATLSDWGTESSIMKSQREENWFVGNRPDISGDHAMFNGQNTPAYGVEPLQIKESNKDVLVDDSFMIQAGPVGGPSIDEQKTDIFLEADIAGAHQHDTSRPDDAQDKIRTNNGYEPDDLYMVLGRHSVAEQVAAPWNPEMDYNENSLAEAVKQQSDVETNDSIDVKKLQNVKSTNTTAGKSQVKSKTTAGLLSRSRSELLSKSGNTPSRSKTMVHRSKTDQEEENRKKMEELRIQRQKRIAERSATKASPAVTSRMTTKENKKATLSANNGETKVQASTQETTKLHKPVFRSSTIDRLSAARTSDLRSSSESKAGQTKKATMKDSGPQNKK